The DNA sequence gcGTATATTTTGTCATACCTCTGATCTTTTTCACTCTTTCTGATCAGttcttatctttattttttattattttttaaataaaagttaacTTGTGTTTTAGGATAGGGAAATGAAATGCCAGAATTGCGCTGCATTTATTTGTTCTCTGAATGCGACCAATTAGTTACTTTGAGAATCTTTAGTGAATCCAAATTCTTGTTGGTGTGATTGTATTGTTGCTTTTGATCTTAAATAACCATTGCTAACGCTTTGAACACCATAATTGAAACAGAGATTGGAGCAGGATTGACAACATTTGGtataattttctcatttttgggACTAATATTCCTGTTCGACAAGAAATTACTTGCTGTGGGAAATGTAAGTGCCTTTTATGGTCATGCTCTTTCTCTTTCACTTCAAACTTGTTTTGAATGTGCTAAAGAATTGTTTTTCATTTCAAGTAGTTTGTCccatttctatttttcttattgTTGGCATGCTTTCCTTTACATAAGTGGTGTCTCATACTTTTGTATTGTCACTTCAAATCAGATCCTCTTCCTCTCAGGCTTGTTTTTATTGATTGGATTGAAGTCCACCATGCAATTCCTCGTAAAACCGCAAAATATAAAGGtcttatattttgtttgcttttctCTTCCGTTTCCATGCATtttcttattgtcttttttttttttttttttaatccccaCAACTGCTTGTTGTTTTATTTGTGATCGTACAGGGAACGATATCGTTTGGTGCTGGCTTCTTGTTTGTCGTAATCGGCTGGCCTATATCAGGCATGATTTTGGAAGGGTCTGGTTTCTTCATGCTCTTCAGGTTAATTTactggatttttaattttaacagtGATTCCAGAAATTTTACACATCTTAAATTGAAATGGAATTGAACCATATACTATATATGCAGCTGTTTCTGGCCAACGATGGCAATTTTTCTGCAGAAGATACCAATTCTTGGTTGGTTTTTGAAACAGTCATATGTTAGATCGGTAGGTTATTTTGGTCCATTTTCTTTCCATATTTCCAGAATTGTTTTTATTCATCAAATTATTAGGAATAGAAATTACATCAATTaaaacaattcttttttttttcttttttaatatcagTTAAAACAATTAGATTATGAGGATATAGAGTAAGAGGAAGAGAATTgaatggggggaaaaaaaaagacagagagagagagaagtaatTGATTCCAATGTGATTCAATTATTATCCACACGGTTCCTTGTTTGCAGTTCTCCGACCGGTATTATGATCAAGACAGACGAATGCCTATATAACCtggaaatcaaaagaaaacttGTACAGCCTCAACATCCAGGCAGTCTCAGACTCATTTGTAAGTCCATGTTTTTAAACCATTCTTATCAGTACCTAGAATTCAACTAGTTCACATTTTGTTAAAGGACTCAGCTGCTTCTTGGCTGCTTGTAATTCAAATAGCATTCACTATTTGGTTTAATCAAATGATTTACTTTTCATGGCAATACTATTAGCCTTCCACTccagagggtttttttttttttttttttttttggttaatctcTAAGGTGTTTAACTGCATCTACTGTGTTAATGCTTGATATATTGGTTCCAACCCCTCTGCTTCTTCACTCTTTAAGTGGAAACAAAGGAGacactattattttttatgtatattgaAAGTGAaggtataataataaaaaattcgcTTAAATACGCATTTTAAGTCCACATTTGatagggaggaaaaaaaatatgaaggATGAATAGAAAAGAAGCGACgtaaaagaggaaaagaaaggaaatacaGTATATTTCCTGTTTGCTATTAGTTTTGCTTAATAGTTGGAATTACTGGCTGAATACAATATGTTTCATTTCCTTTGTTTAGCATAGAgtgatttacccaaaaaaaaaaaaagtgtatagcatgaaaaggaaaaagataaaaaattaaataaaatttggaacTTTAAGTACTATTTTAACCATTGGTACTAGGTACAAATAAATTAGGATTAAGCAGGGAAATGgatcattaccaaaaaaaaggcAGGGAACTGGATCCTTCGCCTTTTTCTCCCTTCCCTTCCCTTCTCTTCCATTTTTCCTATCTGACATAGTGTACGACTTATGAGGAGAACACTGAGCATTCTTGAATTGGTGAATTGAGGCAAATAGAATAAATGCTTTTCCTTTCGTGATCATCTCTATCACTCCTGTACATGTACTAGTAGAATTTAGAAAGTACCCACTTTTCTTTCAGAAGAATCAATTTCAACAACATTGAATGGTAAATGATTTTCCTCTCATgtcctaaaaagaaaaagatggatAAGTCTTCTTCttgaataaaatttgaatagatAAGGACATCCATGGCAAGAGCAGTAACTCTATCTGTATTCCTTTTGTTGAAATCTTTCATATCGTGGTAATAACATAGATAATGCAGAAAAACGCAGAACAATCTAGAGAGACAGCTTCAGTATTATTCATTCTTCTGGACTAAGCTAACCATACCTACTTGcaataaacaagaaaatgatACAACATAAACCACTTCTCATCTCTATTATTGTGACTATGAGTAAATTTCATGCTCATATGGTTTGCCAAATAGAGCAAGCAAAGCGACTTTCTATTACCACAACTTGCTCGACCTAAAAACGTAGCAGAAGCTTGAGATTTATTTTGCCAAAATATCAGTATCACGGACTATTTTCATTGAGGGAAGCACAATTGCAGCCACTGGCTTTTCTGGGTAGCCACCACCTTCATCAATAATCAGCCGAAGACCTTCAATGTGAAGCTTCCCATGGTGACCACTAACCAGGACGCTTGGGTATTCGGTTAGTTCCTTGGAGATACGAACACCAAAATTATTAGACTTTAGTTGCAATCCTCTAGTATGAGATATTTGAATCTCAGCacacaaacaaaaatttatcgtaaatgaatgaataaaatGAACATCTTGGTACAGGAAATTGTTTCCAAACGAGAAGAATATGAAATAAACGAGCTGACCCATTACCTTAGGAATATCCCATACATTTTTCCTCCCACTTAGAGCCTCTATCTTAGGCAACCTGGTGTCTCTGGCTTTCAAAGACTTCAACTGCTCTTTGACatctttgtttttctctaaaCCAGCATGAACAGCAATCAACTTACAGTGTTTGATTCCATCCTCAGTTTTCACAATCACATCATCCTGGAACCAAATTTTACATAACCAAGACCCATTAAGCTTCAGAAGTTGTTTCAGGAtgcaaaaattgaaaagtaataAACCAAAAGTTTTCGCTTTCTTATCACAATTTCACTTCCTCATACTAGAATGTTCATCTAGCAGCAAGAAAAAAAGAGCAAACTAGAGAATCCAAACCTCTTCGTGCACCCAAACCATATCAGCAAGGAATTTCTTGTGTTCTTCTGGTACTGCCCGGACCAAATCTGAAAACAAGAATACCTCTTCTGATTTATCACTTTAACacaaacaaattatccaaaTCCAAATACATAGCATTCCCATCAGCTATCGCTCTAGCATATTGATGTGACGGAAAATCTAACTTTGAACTTCgaaaagcacaaaaaaaaattttaaaaaaaaaaagaaaaagaaaaagaaattaacatTGCTACTTAATATATGtccaacacaaaaaaaaaaaaaaaattcctattgAACACCATCAATCAAAaccaaatggaagaaaaccaTACCAGCAGAGCCATGAGGAACCCCATAAGACTCGAACGTTGGGGCAGCATCATATATAGAGCCTTTGTACTCGGTCCCTTTAGCAGCATTGATCTTGACCTTAATTTTACCAGACCACCTCCTTCCTTGCAAATGCATTCTCTCATACCCATCACCATTATACCACCCTTCTCGGTCCTCGCTGTCCGCGTACTCCTTCCAACCCTCTGAGAATTCCGACCCATCCGGGGTCAAAGGCAGGACACCCACGAACGCCGCGAAGGCCAGGTCGTGGTTGCCGGAGAGGAAGACATGCTTCTGATCTGGGTATCTGGAAGGCAGAGAGATGAGGAAATCAAGCACCTGGCGGGTGTCTGGACCGCGGTCACAGTAATCGCCCAGGAAGATGATGATGGCAGAGCGGAAGTCTACCGGGTCGATTAAGGTTTCGAGATTGGACCAGAGGTTTAGGAGCTTGGTGTAGAAACCATGTATGTCGCCTATGCAGCAGACCACTCTGGGCTTCACGGTTGCTTTTGGGTCTGCCATTTCCTCTTCTATGTGGAATCAAACTCTTTTTTAACTTCTGAGTTTTGAGATTGGTGGTATCAATGGTATGGTATGGAGAATGGAAATTTCGGAGCCTTTATAAATGTTTGGTGTTAATGGCAGTCGTTTATGACCACCTGTCCAATGCtgcgttattattatttttatttttatcttttatttttaccttcttcatcttcttattttagattaaatttaaatttatctaaAATTCAGGAGGAATGAAGAGAAGAGAAGTGACCACTGAGAGTGATGGCCCATAATTAGCTGGTTCAATGGTTCTGATTCggaatgtttaaataaaatactatatattcagattttttttaatataataacaatagattCTTGCAGTGTGTGGTATTTTTAGCCAcgttttttttggatgaaaatgttttttattaccaaaaaaaaaaaaaagtggttgtTTTTAAGTGTATAATTTCgtgtttttataataaaaattaaatacttttaaacaaacaaataatgtaCCAAAATGTAATAGCAAACCCAATTGATAAAAGTGTAAAATCTAATATTTTgagacaaattaaaataatatagcttGGAGTCAATTTCTACTTAGTATatcattttacttgcatttttttaattatttttttagtgaaatAAGTAATTTGACATAATCGATCTGAATGGAACGAAGTCTTGTTATTAGGCATGCAAATAaactttgaaaaatttataccaAAGTATAGTAGTTTGTCCATTCTTTACACAACATTCGTTTGTAGATCAAGAGAATTATTTGTAAAGTAGTTAAGgaaatttgatgaattttatCCTAGATATGTgttcatatataataaatttgtcATGCTTTTCTCTTGCTGCCCATTATAGTATACAGTACCAGcctcaattaataaataaaaagaaccaTGAAGCAGAGATAGTCAAGGGATAATAGGaaagttttatttgttttgataaaATCAAAGGTCTTGTTTTCGAACAGTTGATAATAGGATCGCATAGATTCCAAAGGGATTCGATGCAATCACATCTATTTAACATGTAAATAAATGTGAAAGTGAAAACAATTGAAAAACACCAAGAAAGATGCGCATTGAAACTCAGAAGAAAATACATAATCGTGGATCACAATTCACAACAAACAGAAGGAATACAACTGAAGCAATTAAAACACGTGACAGTTTGTTTTGGTACAAGCCCTTCATTACAGTTTGTTCGTGTCCCAATTAGACTGCTAAAttacaactttttttcttttttttaatggaaacatAAAAGCAGGACAAAAGAATAATTATACAGttgaaaacaaaaccaaaaataaaaaatgagggtaaactattttgttttcccattctttgatttacTTACACATGGTTTTCCTATTAAATTCTAATACTAGCCGGTTATCTCCTCTGGAAGTTGAGGAACTTAATTCCATAGGCAAATACAAAGACGAAGAGGACAACCCAGGCAACATGAACAGCCGCAACAACCGGAACAAAGTCATACTCAAAACCCAAATCTTCCTTGAGGAAAAACTTCAATGTAATGTTATCAATACCAGGAATTATAAGATCTTGATCTTTGTCACCCACTTGAGATGTGATAAGCCCATATACAGTCCATGCCACTGGAGAAAGCCAGTAGTACCACCTCCACCAGATTGGAATTTGCTGCACCAAAagtaaggttaaaaaaaaaaaaaaaaaaaaaacacgtcaAAACGTTTTTGTATGCAAAAGATAGATCAGTTGGGATTTGATGAGAACCTAGAAATATTAGTTTAAGCAGAAAAGCATTATACAATGTGAGTTCAGCCCACATACCGGCCTAGGAATGAGAAAACCAGAGAACAAGTTCCAGAAACTGAGGAAGAAGGACATGCAAATGGCAGCAATTTGGTGACCAGGAGTCAATGCAACAACCATCATTCCATACAAGGTGAAGTAGATGAAGCACATGAGAATGAAGTAGTAAAAATAGAGGACTTTCTCTAATTTCCACTCAAACCCGATCATTGAGTAGAGGAGAGCAGAGTAGATTACAGTTTGGATTGCTGTATATATAACTTCAACAGTAACCTGCAAAAGATTTGTAGATAGCTCTTTAGGTGGAGTGCCATGGAGTACTGAGAGTTCCAGAACAGTACTTCTTAGAATTATATAGTCTAGTTaggaatattttttcaaaatcttttgtTCGCTTTGGAATACTTAATTTTTCTGTTAAGAGAGAAAGCTTAAATAGGGTACCGACTGTATCTCTAACCTGAGCAAATGCATAAGGCAGTGCAGAATACATTCCAGCAGCTCTTTCACGGTAGAAAACTGTTCTTTCGATAGCAACAACAGGCTGCACAGAAGAAGCATTGGTGGCACCAAGGAAAAGCACAGCAGAATACATGGCTCCTAATAGATTCATTAGATCTTGTTGCATCTGTCTGTTACAGGATAGAATTGGTATGCCAAATCATTAACAGAGATCATAAACAAATTGAGAAATCAATCAGTTTAAAGAAACCAAACTTACATTTTTTGTCCCTTGTTCCAGAAGATTAGACCAAATAAAACACCAATAACGGCAGTCATTAAGAACCGGATAGCATTGTATTGAGGATTTCTCCAGTAAGACTGGAAATGTTTCCAGAAACAAGCTTTGCACTGAACAGAAAATGTTTGGGAGTATTTGGTAGGGAAGAAGAGGTCCTTGGAGCCTGGTGCTGGAGTACTGAGCTCTTTTATGAGCTCTTGATTCCTCCTGAAGAAGTAGTTAAGGATAGATAATGAGaatcaaaaaaaagaaacccacaTTACAAAATCATTAGAAACAAGTAGTTAAAAGGTCAAAAACCTACTGGTAAAGTGGGGAGTTGGCATAAATTTCAGCAAAATCCACATTGAGTTGAGCCTCAACTGCAGGAGCAGTGACCTCAAGCATCCAGGTGGCAGGATTATAACCATCCTTTATCTTGGGGACCCCTGGAACAGCCTATAGTTGGGGTACAGATAATTAGGTATCAATAAATGGTTTGTATGGACAATTTCTGGTTTGTTTTCAATTACAACAAATATCAAAACAGCATCACAAGTTAATCAATACTCACTTCATAGTATTCAATCAGCTTGTGCGAATGGCGACCAAGAGGACCAGCATAAATGACTTGTCCTCCACGTTTCATTAGCAGTAACTGCCGCAAGCCAATATCAATTAGCTGATTATTGGTGCTGACCGATATAATAATGCAATTGAATTAGACTACAATCTCAAAGAACTAACGGGTTATTACCTCATCAAAAGCTTCAAAAATATCAATGCTTGGCTGGTGAATTGTGCACACCACAGTTCTTCCTGTATCCACTGTATTTCTGACAGTACGCATGACAATAGCAGCAGCTCTGGCATCAAGACCAGATGTTGGTTCGTCCATGAAGATGATAGAGGGGTTAGCAACCAGCTCAACAGCTATGGTCAGTCTCTTCCTCCGTTCTGTTGAAAGTCCATCTATTCCTGGAAGACCTACTAGCGCATCTCTTATCGGATTTAACTCGACCAATTCCATGACTTCTTCTACGAACATCTGTATAACAATTAGACAAGAAAATTACAATCCATttctatatttcaaaaaaaaaaaaaaaaaaaaacagagaagatGACTCAAGTACAAAAAAAATGTTCTGCCTTTTGTACCTTTCGCGTCTTGGTATTTACATCCTTTGAAAGACGAAGCCATGCTGAATACAGCAGAGATTCATAGACCGTGACATTTGGGGAGTGAATGTCGTTCTGTTCACAATAACCACTAATACGAGCAAAAGTTGCTTGGTTCTTTGGATAACCAGAGATGCTGATGCTTCCTTCAATGTAGCCACCAGTCTTCCTCCCTGCCAACACATCCATAAGGGTTGTCTTCCCTGCACCACTGACACCCACAAGGGCTGTCAATATCCCTGGTCTGAAGGCACCACTGACATCTCGTAGAAGTTGAAGACGATCTTCTTCCACTCCTTGACTCTTCATTTCCTGGTATAAGAGATCAAATTTTTACCTCACAATCTTTGCTGCCAAGAACGCTGATCTATTGAAAGAACTGCAATGTCTAAATGAATTACTTACAGCAGGCATATCCACATAGTAGTTCACATGGTTGAAGGCAAGTGACAGGGGTTGAAAAGGCAAGACCATTCCTTTACTTACTGCAGGTTTTGAAGAACCAACAATTTCTGAGGAACCTGACCTCACAGCCATATCAATTCCTGAAATAGTATATAAGAAGTCAGATATAACTATATGTTagccttttttcttattattttcacATAGCagacaaaaaagggaaaaaataatttcaaaaaccgAAGAGAACAAAGCAATCAAATGTGCTTGAACCTTCAAATCTCTGTGGACTAGATGatgacttcttcttcttcttcttcttacttcCTTCATCTGCAATGACAGCTTTCGAATCTCCGATAgctgatccaaaaaaaaaaaaaaaaaaaaagggttttgtcAACTCGGAAACATCATTTCTATACACGAAACTCTAAGGGATGTATGAGAAGAGATAACTTACGATTCAGAAATGTCAATGCTCCAATAAACAAGATGTTGAAGAGAATAGAAAACCCAAATAGTGCTCCAACGCAAATCCAAAACCAATAGTCTTCAAGAAAGAAGCCTCTCGAACTGAGGAGGACCTTCCCAACTGTAGGTTGGTTGATTCTGGTATCATTATTTTTCTGCGACGGACAAGAACTTATCAGAATCTCAATGATTGTTGTTCTCTAGAGGCAAAAAGAAACCAAGAAATGGAGATGATTAAATGACTCAAACATCTTTACCATGCTCCATCTATCATCAAGGAATTCATTCATGACAATTGCATTCTGTCCATACATCATAGGAGAAGCATAGTAGCCCCATATCATAAATGGTTCAATGTCATCTGCAGAAAATAATGATGAAGAATCCGTTTAAGTGTTATAATTTAACATTAACTACAAGATCTCTACTAAGGCTAAAATATATAGTGTATGCACCTTTGGCGACAATGAATCCTCCTAGCACAAAGACCAGTAGCAAGGTAAAGGTACCCAGCGTATTTGCAACAATTTGTGTTCTTCCAAGTGCAGCAATAAATCGAAAGAGGGACAGAGCCATTTGATGTACAGCGAAGAATGCCAAGAACTGCCTGAAAAATctgtagaaaacaaaaaagaaaaaaaaaaaaaaaaaggttttgatcATATATTACTTCGTGAGCAATGCCATCTCAGAGCAATTTATAACTTTAAAGTAAAATATGTTGACCTTGTTACCTGCTAGGAGCTGGAGCAAATCCAATTGTGTAGTAGGTAAGAACAATCCATATGGCCGACTCCATGAAGGATAAAGGGATTCTCAGGACCCAAATAGGAAGGCCAAAAGCCCATGCAGGATAAAACAAGTGATCCCTCTGTTTAAAGAAGACTGGAAGCCGGAAAACTGTCATTCCCAGTTCTGCCATACCATTAAACATCACATTGATCAGACTGAAAAATAGTGCTCCAAAAAATTTCCCTCCGCCTACCACAGTTACTGGCATTTCAGTCCTGAAGAACACTGTCATCGCAATTAATGACATGATTGTTATCTGGGTGGTcttgaatatatatacaaaaccaTTTCTCTTCATTAGCAGCCACTCCcttgaaaagcatgctttgaaCAGTTCCATATTAGAAATACCATACTTCTGTTTGACTAATGCAGCTGGGTGGGTTCTGGTTTTGTCGTAAGGAACGCTAAGATCAGCAGCAAGCTGTTGGCCAATATGGAAAGACTGGAAACCGTGCACAAAGTCAGGAACTGAAACAAAGCTGTAAGGTTGGTTCTTATTGTACCAATACTGTTCTTGGTCCTTCTTGGACGTTACTTCTTGAAGAAAGTCAGCAACTCCTTTCCTTTCTGGGCATTTGAAACCCATGAACTCAAAGAACTCCAGGACATTCTCACGCGGACCTTGGTACACAATCTGACCTTCTGAAAGTAAGATAATATCGTCGAAAAGATCATATGTCTCTGGTGCTGGCTGTAGAAGTGAGACGGCCATTGTTACATCTGAAATGTGAACCATCTGCCTCATGTATCTGCAAATCTGGAAAGTTGTGGAACTGTCCAATCCCGTTGAAATTTCGTCCATCAAAAGAACTTTTGCTGGTCCAACCAACATCTCACCTGAACAGAGTTCCAAgtaaaaattatgttttggcATACAAGAAGGAACCAGATGAGTATGGATTTCTCATGTGAAAACATAAACTACTCTGTTTCCCAAATAAGGAATATTCTCTTAATAGACTCTTAAAAAACATACCAGTAGTTACACGCTTTTTCTGTCCACCAGAAATACCCCTTCTCATCTCGTTACCAACCATAATGTCGGCACAAATGTCCAATCCAAGTATCTGTTAAAGATTCATTTAAGTGGTGTTCTTAAAAGAATTATTGTTATAATGCTAAAATAGATATAACAGTGGTAGCTCTAACCTTAAGTACGTAATCAGTGACCAAACTAGTTTTCTGGCCTGACTGTGCTGTAGCCTTCATGAATGCATCAATCTCAGGATCTGGTTTAATTCCTgcttctttctctcttcttgAAAGTTCAGCCAACATTTCATATCTTGTTCCGACACCCAAACAACGTCCTGAGAAATCCAATGTCTCTCTCACTGTCATCTCTCCGTAGTGAAGATCATGCTGACTGATATAAGCGCAGGTTCTTTGAGGAACAAATTCATTCATTTCATGACCACAATAGGTGACTTTACCAGTGACCTGGTCACATTACCAAGTCATCTATCAATAAACAGTGTAAAAAATGAACACGGAaatgtttaaaagaaaaagagcaaaATGGTGAGGAAGATACAAACAAAATTATCACCGTAACAGAAAGCATATATTACCTTTACATCATCGTCGAGTTTCCCTGCAAGTGCCAGCAATAGGGATGTTTTCCCTGCGCCTGGAGGACCCAGAAGCAGTGTCATCCTGAAAATTACCAAATCCGTTACTTAttgcatttaaaatataataataataataataataataatattatttataaaaaaaaaaaaaaaaaaaaaaaaaaagaaagaagagaaaacgaaaatcccaaaattttcataaaatcaatgaaattaattacCTAGAGGGTCTGACAATTCCGCTGACATCTTTTAGTAtctggatttttcttttctttgttggaGCAAGTTTAATTAATCCCAGAATGCTCTGCGctccaaacaaaatacaaagttAATAATCAGAAATAACATTAGCCAGCACAATTTATTCGGATAAATGTTATTATTAGTACTTTAGAATAAACTGTCACAAGTATATTTCAGAATCGGAACATCGAGTACTACCCGggaattcttcttttttctttttaagttttaaaaagaAGTTTGTCATCTTATgtcaattttattcaatttcatttctatgaaaaaaaaaaatttcctcaaaAACGAGTACGAGgacaaaaacttttttttcccaacTTTTTAGGATAACGAAAAGGACAAACTTAAAGGCTGTGATTATCCGAAATTTGGTTCTTGAAAATTTGCTTCGTTCGACGGAAAATCACCTTTACTACTCTACCAGATAAAAATCAAAAGtagaaactattaaaaaaaaaaaaaaaaatcttccgtGGCATAAAATTAGTGCTTCGAACAATTaatcccagaaaaaaaaaattaaaaataaaaataaaaataaaaatgaaaaagacgaAAAGATACCTCTATGGTGTTCAAGGTAGCATTCAGGAGAGTAGGAAGAGCTCTGCTCCCAACATAAACGTCTCCTTCAACCGACAAGTGCTCGTATCGAACTTCAATTTTCGGAATCTCAATTCCCActctgcaaaaaataaaaaatatatataaaaaaaatccagattaaaataccaaaattaaaatcacaaaccataaattaaaattaaaaataaatatttatatatatatatatatatatgtatatatgttttttttttttttttttgggtgagagGCGCACACGTACACACCTATCAGTTCTGTCTCTGAGTCTGCGAAGAAACTTCTCGTTATCATCTTCAACAACCTTGAGTATGCTCTCCATGAGTTGCTTCCTGTCCTGCATCCCAAGTTTTGTGACATCGACCTCATCACGAACAACTTTGCCATTATCAAGCACCTTGTTCAGCACCCCTTTCCTCAAACGATCATACGTCGGAAGCCTCTCGATGGCCGCCCATCGGAGCTCCTCCTCTTCATCTTCCCTTCCGCTCCGGTTGAACACATCCGGAGGTGCCGTCCAAACCTCCCTGAAACTCGCCGATGCCCAACTCCTTCTGCTACTCGTCGATCTGGCTAGATCGTCGCCAGCTAAAGCCAACGCCATTTCCGATCTAAATCTAAAATTCTTagtaacagaaaaaagaaataatttaacttttttttttactattcccGTAttacttcccaaaaaaaaaaaaaaaaaagctctctctctccccctgcTTGTCCTTTGGCGTCTCTCGGATACtactaaatttttagttttacgTATAGAAAGAAACTTTTTCGAATTCTATGTTGGTCTCTCTCAGACTCTCACAAACATGTTTGAAACAAAGTTTTCCCGGCGTTTTCCGCcggaaaattataaatttttatcgacCACCAGTCTGAGTCTGAGTGAGTAGAACGGTAAGGTTTGCTTGCACAAGGCTAGCTCCAGCAGAGTCGTGATTCGTTGAAACGTAGAGGGACCAAtctggaaagaaagaaagagagagagaaataaaagaatggttgagagagtgagagagacaTGTGGAAAATCCACGGTTTTTAAGGGTGAGAATAGATAAAATAGAGAGTATTTGTTTTTATAGATAGAAGCGGCTGGATGAGTGTGACTCAAAAAGAGATCACTTCAAGTTTGAATAAAGAAAGGGAAGCTTCTTCCTTCCTATCATTTTTCAtttggttcttttttcttttttttttaaatctctctttttattttttttatttttattttttaatgtttcgaTCGGCgctgttctttctttttcttatgaTTGAATATTTAAGTTTTCGACTGCTCTTTCTCACAGCTCATACTtgcttgcctttttttttttttttttttttttttttggcttttttatgACTTAAATATTCTGCTAAGCAACgtctttgtatttatttatatttaaactcGTCATGCtttcatacttttttttaattattttttaatacccTTCGAGATTTAGTTTCTCTTATAGAAatcatttatttaaagaaaacttCACCTAATC is a window from the Ziziphus jujuba cultivar Dongzao chromosome 11, ASM3175591v1 genome containing:
- the LOC107434961 gene encoding vesicle transport protein GOT1 isoform X1; its protein translation is MVSFELNDQKKIGAGLTTFGIIFSFLGLIFLFDKKLLAVGNILFLSGLFLLIGLKSTMQFLVKPQNIKGTISFGAGFLFVVIGWPISGMILEGSGFFMLFSCFWPTMAIFLQKIPILGWFLKQSYVRSFSDRYYDQDRRMPI
- the LOC107434961 gene encoding vesicle transport protein GOT1 isoform X2, coding for MVSFELNDQKKIGAGLTTFGIIFSFLGLIFLFDKKLLAVGNILFLSGLFLLIGLKSTMQFLVKPQNIKGTISFGAGFLFVVIGWPISGMILEGSGFFMLFSCFWPTMAIFLQKIPILGWFLKQSYVRSLKQLDYEDIE
- the LOC107434960 gene encoding tyrosine-protein phosphatase RLPH2, producing the protein MADPKATVKPRVVCCIGDIHGFYTKLLNLWSNLETLIDPVDFRSAIIIFLGDYCDRGPDTRQVLDFLISLPSRYPDQKHVFLSGNHDLAFAAFVGVLPLTPDGSEFSEGWKEYADSEDREGWYNGDGYERMHLQGRRWSGKIKVKINAAKGTEYKGSIYDAAPTFESYGVPHGSADLVRAVPEEHKKFLADMVWVHEEDDVIVKTEDGIKHCKLIAVHAGLEKNKDVKEQLKSLKARDTRLPKIEALSGRKNVWDIPKELTEYPSVLVSGHHGKLHIEGLRLIIDEGGGYPEKPVAAIVLPSMKIVRDTDILAK
- the LOC107434947 gene encoding pleiotropic drug resistance protein 2; this translates as MALALAGDDLARSTSSRRSWASASFREVWTAPPDVFNRSGREDEEEELRWAAIERLPTYDRLRKGVLNKVLDNGKVVRDEVDVTKLGMQDRKQLMESILKVVEDDNEKFLRRLRDRTDRVGIEIPKIEVRYEHLSVEGDVYVGSRALPTLLNATLNTIESILGLIKLAPTKKRKIQILKDVSGIVRPSRMTLLLGPPGAGKTSLLLALAGKLDDDVKVTGKVTYCGHEMNEFVPQRTCAYISQHDLHYGEMTVRETLDFSGRCLGVGTRYEMLAELSRREKEAGIKPDPEIDAFMKATAQSGQKTSLVTDYVLKILGLDICADIMVGNEMRRGISGGQKKRVTTGEMLVGPAKVLLMDEISTGLDSSTTFQICRYMRQMVHISDVTMAVSLLQPAPETYDLFDDIILLSEGQIVYQGPRENVLEFFEFMGFKCPERKGVADFLQEVTSKKDQEQYWYNKNQPYSFVSVPDFVHGFQSFHIGQQLAADLSVPYDKTRTHPAALVKQKYGISNMELFKACFSREWLLMKRNGFVYIFKTTQITIMSLIAMTVFFRTEMPVTVVGGGKFFGALFFSLINVMFNGMAELGMTVFRLPVFFKQRDHLFYPAWAFGLPIWVLRIPLSFMESAIWIVLTYYTIGFAPAPSRFFRQFLAFFAVHQMALSLFRFIAALGRTQIVANTLGTFTLLLVFVLGGFIVAKDDIEPFMIWGYYASPMMYGQNAIVMNEFLDDRWSMKNNDTRINQPTVGKVLLSSRGFFLEDYWFWICVGALFGFSILFNILFIGALTFLNPIGDSKAVIADEGSKKKKKKKSSSSPQRFEGIDMAVRSGSSEIVGSSKPAVSKGMVLPFQPLSLAFNHVNYYVDMPAEMKSQGVEEDRLQLLRDVSGAFRPGILTALVGVSGAGKTTLMDVLAGRKTGGYIEGSISISGYPKNQATFARISGYCEQNDIHSPNVTVYESLLYSAWLRLSKDVNTKTRKMFVEEVMELVELNPIRDALVGLPGIDGLSTERRKRLTIAVELVANPSIIFMDEPTSGLDARAAAIVMRTVRNTVDTGRTVVCTIHQPSIDIFEAFDELLLMKRGGQVIYAGPLGRHSHKLIEYYEAVPGVPKIKDGYNPATWMLEVTAPAVEAQLNVDFAEIYANSPLYQRNQELIKELSTPAPGSKDLFFPTKYSQTFSVQCKACFWKHFQSYWRNPQYNAIRFLMTAVIGVLFGLIFWNKGQKIQMQQDLMNLLGAMYSAVLFLGATNASSVQPVVAIERTVFYRERAAGMYSALPYAFAQVTVEVIYTAIQTVIYSALLYSMIGFEWKLEKVLYFYYFILMCFIYFTLYGMMVVALTPGHQIAAICMSFFLSFWNLFSGFLIPRPQIPIWWRWYYWLSPVAWTVYGLITSQVGDKDQDLIIPGIDNITLKFFLKEDLGFEYDFVPVVAAVHVAWVVLFVFVFAYGIKFLNFQRR